In Dolichospermum flos-aquae CCAP 1403/13F, the following proteins share a genomic window:
- a CDS encoding protochlorophyllide reductase produces the protein MEQNRKSTAIITGASSGVGLQAAKALVDKGNWHVIMACRDLIKAEKAAQSVGMPANSYTLMQIDLGSLESVRQFVNNFRATGKTVEALVCNAAIYMPLIKEPLFSPEGFELTVTTNHLGHFLMCNLMLADLQKSPAADKRLVILGTVTHNPDELGGKIPPRPDLGNFEGFAAGFQNPITMIDGKQFEPVKAYKDSKVCNVLTMRELHNRFHESTGITFSSLYPGCVATTALFRNHYPLFQKIFPLFQRYITGGFVTEELSGERVAMVVADPEYKQSGIYWSWGNRQKKDRASFVQKVSPQARDDEKGKRMWDLSYQLVGLGKASEKSKSLI, from the coding sequence ATGGAACAAAATCGTAAGTCAACAGCAATCATCACAGGTGCTTCTTCTGGAGTCGGTTTGCAAGCAGCCAAGGCTCTCGTTGACAAAGGAAACTGGCACGTTATTATGGCTTGTCGTGATTTAATCAAAGCCGAAAAAGCTGCCCAGAGTGTCGGAATGCCTGCAAATAGCTATACACTCATGCAAATTGATTTAGGCTCTTTAGAAAGCGTTCGACAGTTTGTCAACAATTTCAGAGCGACTGGCAAAACCGTGGAAGCTTTGGTTTGCAACGCTGCCATTTATATGCCTTTAATCAAAGAACCGTTATTTTCTCCCGAAGGATTTGAATTAACCGTTACCACAAATCACCTCGGACATTTTCTGATGTGTAATTTAATGCTGGCAGATTTACAAAAATCACCTGCCGCTGATAAAAGATTGGTAATTTTGGGAACTGTTACCCACAACCCAGATGAATTGGGTGGTAAAATTCCTCCTCGTCCAGATTTAGGCAATTTTGAAGGTTTTGCAGCGGGTTTCCAAAATCCAATTACAATGATTGACGGTAAGCAATTTGAACCAGTCAAAGCCTACAAAGATAGTAAAGTATGTAACGTTCTCACCATGCGGGAACTACATAACCGTTTTCATGAGTCCACTGGGATTACTTTCAGTTCTCTCTATCCTGGTTGTGTAGCGACAACGGCTTTATTCCGCAATCACTATCCTCTCTTCCAGAAAATTTTCCCTCTTTTCCAAAGGTATATTACTGGAGGATTTGTCACCGAGGAATTATCAGGAGAGCGCGTTGCTATGGTAGTAGCTGATCCTGAATACAAACAATCTGGTATTTATTGGAGTTGGGGAAATCGTCAAAAGAAAGATCGGGCATCTTTTGTGCAAAAAGTCTCTCCCCAAGCACGAGACGACGAAAAAGGCAAGCGGATGTGGGATCTTAGCTACCAGTTGGTAGGATTAGGAAAAGCATCTGAAAAATCAAAATCTCTGATTTAA
- a CDS encoding sulfate/molybdate ABC transporter ATP-binding protein, with product MGIVVENVSKQFGSFQAVEQVNLEIQSGSLVALLGPSGSGKSTLLRLISGLETPDTGKIFLTGKDATDQSVQERNIGFVFQHYALFKHLTVRKNIAFGLEIRKAPKKKIQGKVEQLLELVQLSGLGDRYPSQLSGGQRQRVALARALAVEPNVLLLDEPFGALDAKVRKDLRAWLRRLHDEVHVTTVFVTHDQEEAMEVSDEIVVMNKGKVEQVGTPAQIYDHPASAFVMSFIGPVNVLPSSAKIFQSSGFESAHPETFLRPQDIIIENVANGTTVPAIVSRIIHLGWEIQVELTLDDGQAMTAHLTRERFDELKLEPQEKVYVKPKDAKSFPLYYSI from the coding sequence GTGGGTATAGTAGTTGAAAACGTCTCTAAACAATTTGGTAGTTTCCAAGCAGTTGAACAGGTAAATCTGGAAATTCAGAGTGGTTCGCTAGTGGCTTTACTTGGTCCATCTGGATCTGGTAAATCTACCCTATTGCGATTAATTTCTGGTTTAGAAACACCAGATACAGGTAAAATCTTTCTGACAGGTAAAGATGCTACTGATCAAAGTGTACAAGAAAGAAATATTGGCTTTGTCTTTCAGCACTATGCCCTATTTAAACATTTAACTGTTCGCAAAAATATCGCCTTTGGCTTAGAAATTCGCAAAGCCCCCAAAAAGAAAATTCAGGGAAAAGTAGAACAGCTATTGGAATTAGTGCAATTAAGTGGATTAGGCGATCGCTATCCTTCACAGCTTTCCGGTGGACAAAGACAACGGGTAGCTTTAGCCAGAGCATTGGCCGTAGAACCCAATGTACTATTATTAGATGAACCCTTTGGCGCTCTTGATGCCAAAGTCCGCAAAGACCTACGAGCTTGGTTACGTCGTCTCCATGATGAGGTTCATGTTACCACAGTTTTCGTCACCCATGATCAAGAAGAGGCAATGGAAGTTTCTGATGAAATCGTGGTCATGAATAAAGGCAAAGTGGAACAAGTAGGAACACCCGCACAAATTTATGATCATCCCGCATCTGCATTTGTGATGAGTTTTATTGGTCCGGTGAATGTATTACCCAGTTCTGCCAAAATCTTTCAAAGTAGCGGTTTTGAATCAGCACATCCAGAAACATTTTTGCGTCCCCAAGATATCATCATTGAAAACGTTGCTAATGGAACAACAGTACCAGCTATAGTCAGCAGAATCATTCATTTAGGTTGGGAAATTCAAGTTGAATTAACCTTAGATGATGGACAAGCAATGACAGCCCATTTAACACGGGAACGGTTCGATGAACTAAAATTAGAACCCCAAGAAAAGGTTTATGTTAAACCTAAAGATGCTAAATCTTTTCCACTTTATTATTCAATTTAG
- a CDS encoding FtsW/RodA/SpoVE family cell cycle protein, producing the protein MNLLRLIPIFDNSVSTWGLEARLLRWLTLTWMFIGLIILFSASYPVADERQGDGLYYFKRQILWAIASLIIFNIIVNLPLRKILGVSHWFLIFFLMLIFLTLVPGLGKKAFDAARWISIGPIPIQPSELIKPFLVLQSATLFGKWEKLRWGIRLSWLGVFGLVLLGILAQPNLSTTALCGMTIWFIALAAGIPYKYLGGTAIGGVMLAIISISIKEYQRKRIMSFMNPWADATGDGYQLVQSLLAVGSGQTSGVGFGLSQQKLFYLPIQDTDFIFAIFSEEFGFIGGILLLLMLAIFATLGLIIALKSKNLTSQLVAIGVVVVMVGQSLLHIGVTTGALPTTGLPLPMFSYGGNSMVASLISSALLIRVARESSEADVVPLRKTLSENQTRRRFF; encoded by the coding sequence GTGAATCTACTCCGTTTAATCCCAATTTTTGATAATTCCGTTTCTACTTGGGGACTAGAAGCCCGATTATTACGCTGGCTAACATTAACGTGGATGTTTATTGGCTTAATTATCCTCTTTTCCGCATCCTATCCCGTTGCTGATGAACGTCAAGGTGACGGTTTATATTATTTCAAACGGCAAATTCTTTGGGCTATAGCTTCTTTAATTATTTTCAACATCATTGTTAATTTGCCATTGCGGAAAATTTTGGGAGTATCTCATTGGTTTTTAATATTTTTCCTGATGTTAATTTTTCTGACCTTAGTACCAGGATTAGGAAAAAAAGCCTTTGATGCTGCTAGGTGGATATCCATTGGCCCAATTCCTATCCAACCATCAGAATTAATTAAACCTTTTCTAGTTTTACAAAGTGCGACACTTTTTGGAAAATGGGAAAAACTGCGTTGGGGAATTCGTTTATCTTGGCTGGGTGTTTTCGGTCTTGTCCTCTTAGGAATTCTTGCCCAACCTAACTTAAGTACAACAGCACTTTGCGGCATGACAATTTGGTTTATTGCCCTAGCAGCAGGAATACCATATAAATACTTGGGAGGAACAGCCATTGGTGGGGTAATGTTAGCAATAATCAGTATTAGTATCAAAGAATATCAACGCAAACGCATTATGTCCTTTATGAATCCTTGGGCTGATGCCACAGGAGATGGTTATCAGTTAGTACAAAGTTTATTAGCTGTAGGTTCGGGTCAAACTTCGGGGGTTGGTTTTGGACTTTCTCAACAAAAGTTATTCTATTTACCAATTCAAGATACTGATTTTATCTTCGCCATTTTTTCGGAAGAATTTGGTTTTATTGGCGGTATTTTACTATTACTAATGTTAGCAATATTCGCTACTTTAGGATTAATTATTGCCCTCAAATCCAAAAATCTGACATCTCAATTAGTGGCAATTGGTGTAGTAGTTGTTATGGTTGGGCAATCATTATTACATATTGGCGTAACTACAGGCGCTTTACCAACTACAGGCTTACCTTTACCCATGTTTAGTTATGGTGGTAATTCAATGGTTGCCAGTTTGATATCTTCTGCTTTATTAATTCGCGTAGCGAGGGAAAGTAGTGAAGCCGACGTAGTTCCATTACGAAAAACACTATCTGAAAATCAGACAAGAAGACGATTTTTTTAG
- the proB gene encoding glutamate 5-kinase — MTKTIVVKIGTSSLTQPETGQLALSSIATLAETLCDLRRQGHRVILVSSGAVGVGCARLGLTERPKTIALKQAVAAVGQGRLMRIYDDLFSILQQPIAQVLLTRADLVQRSRYLNANNTFQELLALGVIPIVNENDTVAVEELKFGDNDTLSALVASLVEADWLFLLTDVDRLYSADPRSVPDAKPISLVSSMQELTDLQIQTGGQGSQWGTGGMMTKISAARIAIAAGIRTVITQGQFPRNIEKIIQGELIGTHFAPQPEPTSARKRWIAYGLIPGGKLYLDAGAIAAVVKAGKSLLAAGIRAVEGEFDNQEAVQLCDSNGQEIARGLVNYNSEELQKICGRQSREIPAILGYEKADTVIHRDNLVLI, encoded by the coding sequence ATGACCAAAACAATCGTTGTTAAAATCGGTACTTCTAGTCTCACTCAACCAGAAACCGGACAATTAGCCCTTTCTAGCATTGCTACTTTAGCGGAAACTCTTTGTGATTTGAGACGACAGGGACATCGAGTAATTTTAGTTTCCTCCGGTGCTGTGGGAGTAGGTTGTGCGCGGTTAGGTTTAACGGAACGTCCCAAAACTATAGCTTTAAAACAGGCTGTAGCAGCAGTTGGACAGGGTAGATTAATGCGTATATATGATGATTTATTTAGTATTTTGCAACAACCAATTGCTCAAGTATTATTAACAAGGGCAGATTTGGTACAGCGTAGCCGCTATCTTAATGCTAATAATACTTTTCAAGAATTACTAGCTTTGGGAGTAATTCCCATTGTTAATGAAAATGATACAGTAGCTGTGGAAGAATTAAAGTTTGGAGATAATGATACCCTTTCTGCATTAGTAGCCAGTTTAGTAGAAGCAGATTGGCTGTTTTTATTAACAGATGTTGATAGATTATATTCAGCCGATCCTCGTTCTGTACCTGATGCTAAACCGATTAGTTTAGTTAGCAGTATGCAAGAACTGACAGATTTACAGATTCAAACTGGTGGACAGGGTTCTCAATGGGGGACTGGGGGGATGATGACTAAAATTTCTGCGGCCAGAATTGCGATCGCGGCTGGTATCCGCACAGTCATTACCCAAGGACAGTTTCCCCGGAACATTGAAAAAATTATCCAAGGGGAACTCATCGGTACACACTTTGCACCCCAACCAGAACCAACTTCAGCCCGCAAACGCTGGATAGCTTATGGTTTAATTCCTGGGGGAAAATTATATTTAGATGCGGGAGCGATCGCCGCTGTTGTCAAAGCCGGAAAATCCCTATTAGCAGCAGGAATTAGAGCCGTAGAGGGGGAATTTGACAATCAAGAAGCGGTGCAGTTATGTGATAGTAATGGTCAGGAAATTGCTAGAGGATTGGTGAATTATAATAGTGAGGAATTGCAGAAAATTTGCGGCCGACAGTCACGGGAAATACCAGCAATTTTAGGTTATGAGAAGGCAGATACTGTGATTCACCGAGATAATTTAGTTTTGATTTAA
- a CDS encoding helix-turn-helix domain-containing protein, with amino-acid sequence MPHIIPNNSCVGCDNCRPLCPTGAIKIEDDEYWVDPALCNNCEGYYLQPQCVIACPTNAPIPTHAKKGRCKVEPRDATSPDLFSNGKNNPFASAIVIWEACNLLAQRTSLQWEKNEEGNLHYSRSVNQGRGTISFQIQDLFQANNRADNLQAIDYLDIRAACIHLIFAAQITALDQPWEEEFTIDERQIEQYLGLEKRKDLSKSTKLGLIKNIVYQTCSLMVSIDWPQQGRVPSFSIKDSYLWNLTDTQHHFQEDDQGCKYLVGLTFTVKAGIWTQHFFNRQGCKERTTFYQYGSLPKTLLTTVMSLWQQHEGAVRLMLWLLFKTKMGREQRITIPTLLRVAYGEEKVTQASRHREERKRLLKAYENDLEVLNHYGVKPLFDPVTYPPEIQPLWAKLVDIPEDPEEALEFWINDGSGENRLTDSGPRGKWNLLLNARILSFELPPDWENRSESDKKQRRTTKSKSNHQQTGNLLGEQVTEGRKKMNLSQRELAKLMEKSQSWIRDVEKGRLKAKLDDQMLLRQLLDIS; translated from the coding sequence ATGCCACATATAATTCCTAACAACAGTTGCGTGGGATGTGACAACTGCCGACCCCTATGTCCTACGGGTGCAATCAAAATCGAAGATGATGAATATTGGGTTGATCCTGCCCTTTGTAATAATTGTGAGGGTTATTATTTACAACCACAATGTGTGATTGCTTGTCCAACAAATGCGCCTATACCTACACACGCAAAAAAAGGAAGATGCAAAGTTGAACCACGTGATGCGACTAGTCCAGATTTGTTTTCTAATGGTAAGAATAATCCCTTTGCGTCAGCAATAGTTATTTGGGAAGCTTGTAATTTACTAGCGCAACGAACATCTTTACAATGGGAAAAAAATGAGGAGGGTAATTTACATTACAGTCGCTCAGTTAATCAAGGCCGAGGGACAATTTCCTTTCAGATCCAAGACCTATTTCAAGCTAATAACCGCGCTGATAATTTACAAGCAATTGATTATCTAGACATTCGTGCTGCTTGTATCCATCTCATTTTTGCTGCTCAAATCACAGCCCTAGATCAACCTTGGGAAGAAGAATTTACAATTGATGAACGACAAATTGAACAGTATTTGGGCTTAGAAAAACGTAAAGACCTCAGCAAAAGCACCAAACTTGGTTTAATTAAAAACATCGTTTATCAAACTTGTTCTCTCATGGTTTCTATTGACTGGCCGCAACAGGGTAGAGTTCCCAGTTTTTCTATTAAAGATAGTTATCTATGGAATTTGACAGATACTCAGCACCATTTTCAAGAAGATGATCAAGGTTGTAAATATTTAGTCGGACTGACATTTACAGTCAAAGCTGGGATTTGGACACAACATTTCTTCAACAGACAAGGATGCAAAGAACGCACCACATTTTATCAGTATGGCAGTCTTCCCAAAACCCTATTAACCACAGTTATGAGTCTGTGGCAACAACATGAAGGGGCTGTGAGACTTATGCTTTGGTTATTATTTAAAACCAAAATGGGTAGAGAACAAAGGATTACTATTCCTACTTTGCTGCGCGTTGCTTATGGTGAGGAAAAAGTGACTCAAGCTTCTAGACACAGGGAAGAACGTAAACGCCTCCTTAAAGCCTATGAAAATGATTTAGAAGTTCTCAATCATTATGGAGTAAAGCCATTATTTGATCCTGTTACCTATCCCCCAGAAATTCAACCTTTGTGGGCAAAATTAGTTGATATTCCTGAAGATCCAGAGGAAGCTTTAGAATTTTGGATTAATGATGGTAGTGGTGAAAATCGTCTCACAGACAGCGGACCACGTGGTAAATGGAATTTGCTTCTGAATGCCCGAATTTTATCTTTTGAACTCCCTCCAGACTGGGAAAACCGCTCAGAATCAGATAAAAAACAACGTCGCACCACTAAATCCAAAAGTAATCATCAACAAACAGGTAATTTATTGGGGGAACAAGTGACAGAAGGACGTAAAAAAATGAACCTTTCCCAAAGGGAATTAGCAAAGCTGATGGAAAAAAGCCAAAGCTGGATTCGTGACGTGGAAAAAGGTCGTTTAAAAGCGAAACTAGACGATCAAATGCTTCTGAGACAATTGCTAGATATCTCTTAA
- the fdxB gene encoding ferredoxin III, nif-specific, with product MATLTGLTYGGNAWTPKFAQEIDKEKCIGCGRCMKICGHKVLALMALNEEGEFVVDEDEEEVERKVMVIANPENCIGCEACARICSKNCYSHDTLDK from the coding sequence ATGGCTACATTAACAGGATTGACTTATGGTGGTAATGCTTGGACTCCTAAATTTGCTCAAGAAATAGATAAAGAAAAATGTATTGGTTGTGGCAGATGTATGAAAATTTGTGGTCATAAAGTTTTAGCTTTAATGGCTTTGAATGAAGAAGGTGAATTTGTAGTAGATGAAGATGAAGAAGAAGTTGAACGGAAAGTAATGGTTATTGCTAATCCAGAAAACTGTATTGGTTGTGAAGCTTGCGCTCGGATTTGTTCCAAGAATTGTTACAGTCATGACACACTAGATAAATAA
- a CDS encoding Uma2 family endonuclease produces MLQVKHQFQSFEEYLSYDDGTEKLYELFNGELIEMPPESGINVQIATFLLIQFVSLLGHKRVRGHGLELEVRGEPRNRYPDLTIIREEHIQQLANRNTIRLSMLPPLLVVEVVSPGELQRDRDFIAKRLQYQDCGIPEYWIIDPQTQSILVLELINESYTEIGIFSGDDLVLSPQFNSLNLKVSQIFDQDK; encoded by the coding sequence ATGCTACAAGTTAAACATCAATTTCAAAGCTTTGAAGAATATTTATCTTATGATGATGGTACAGAAAAACTTTATGAATTGTTTAATGGAGAGTTAATTGAAATGCCCCCAGAATCAGGAATCAATGTGCAAATTGCTACATTTTTATTAATTCAATTTGTCTCTCTCTTGGGTCATAAAAGAGTGCGGGGACATGGTTTGGAATTGGAAGTAAGAGGAGAACCGAGAAACCGTTATCCTGACCTGACTATTATTCGAGAAGAGCATATTCAACAATTAGCAAATCGGAACACTATTCGCCTATCAATGCTACCACCTTTATTGGTTGTTGAAGTTGTTAGTCCTGGCGAATTACAAAGAGATAGAGATTTCATTGCCAAACGTCTACAATATCAAGATTGTGGTATTCCTGAATATTGGATTATTGACCCCCAAACCCAAAGCATATTAGTTTTAGAATTAATTAATGAAAGTTACACTGAGATTGGGATTTTCTCCGGTGATGATTTAGTTTTATCTCCACAATTTAATAGTCTAAATTTAAAAGTTTCGCAAATATTTGATCAGGATAAATAA
- a CDS encoding Uma2 family endonuclease, with translation MITTVERRYSLDEYRAIEEKAEGRSEYHNGEIVPMSGGSLNHSRIGGNIFAFLKFLLLDSKFEPINSDLRLWIPEYKRGLYPDVMVFAGEPQLNENRSDEVLNPILIVEVLSPSTADYDRKSKFRMYRSISSFCEYLLVEQDEPFIEKYSKQSQGWLLSDFNNLEKSISLESIGVELPIAEIYRGVVFG, from the coding sequence ATGATTACCACTGTTGAGCGTCGTTATAGTTTAGATGAATATCGCGCCATTGAAGAAAAAGCTGAAGGGCGCAGTGAATATCATAATGGAGAAATTGTACCAATGTCTGGAGGATCACTCAACCACAGCCGGATAGGTGGCAATATTTTTGCATTTCTCAAGTTTTTGCTACTTGATAGTAAATTTGAGCCAATTAATAGCGATTTACGCCTATGGATTCCTGAATATAAACGCGGATTATATCCAGATGTGATGGTTTTTGCAGGTGAACCGCAACTAAATGAAAATCGCAGTGATGAAGTTTTAAATCCTATTTTAATTGTGGAAGTATTATCTCCTTCAACAGCAGATTATGACCGCAAAAGCAAGTTTCGGATGTATCGTTCAATTAGCAGTTTTTGTGAATATTTATTAGTTGAACAAGATGAACCTTTCATCGAGAAATATAGTAAACAATCTCAAGGTTGGTTGTTAAGTGATTTTAATAATTTAGAAAAATCCATTTCTTTGGAGTCAATTGGGGTTGAATTACCGATAGCGGAAATTTATCGCGGTGTTGTTTTTGGGTAA
- a CDS encoding ATP-binding protein: protein MRLDFLEYCQDKYLPSEWRLDGCQLGNINLIVGKNASGKSRILRSIKFLSDFLSGEEKLSRLDGRLREWKLTFDSYNGDNKKVYILKVENSLVIEESYTVGSKCWLMRDKSGKGKIWAKQLEKEIDFQTPTNEVAAFHRRDSIQHPFFDKVYTWASLLRYYEFGTDLGRSSLDAINSESVAIIKKNIDFNNKNHVIRIFKLGEKELGESFIESIKSDMLLVGYRIDEIGTKTPSTSIFQEDNSYFPEVKQQYIYVQESDLKDKTEQSIISQGMFRVLSLIIQINYSLLAKKPSCILIDDIGEGLDFERSSAMIELLIKKAETGLVQLIMTTNDSFVMNGVPLDYWSVIERKPGLAKLHNIHNSKQIFDDFKFIGLNNFDFFETQFYLKGFDNEEHIEE, encoded by the coding sequence ATGAGATTAGACTTTTTAGAATATTGTCAAGATAAATATTTGCCAAGTGAATGGCGTTTAGATGGTTGTCAATTAGGCAATATAAACTTAATCGTTGGTAAAAACGCTTCTGGCAAATCAAGAATACTTAGAAGTATTAAATTTTTATCAGATTTTCTATCTGGTGAAGAAAAGCTCAGTAGACTTGATGGTAGGTTAAGAGAGTGGAAACTAACTTTTGATTCTTATAACGGAGATAATAAAAAAGTCTACATATTGAAAGTTGAGAATAGTCTAGTAATTGAAGAAAGTTACACTGTTGGATCTAAATGTTGGCTGATGAGAGATAAATCAGGTAAAGGTAAAATTTGGGCTAAACAATTAGAAAAAGAAATTGATTTTCAAACACCTACTAATGAAGTCGCTGCTTTCCATCGAAGAGATTCTATCCAGCATCCTTTTTTTGACAAAGTTTACACTTGGGCAAGTTTATTGAGGTATTACGAATTTGGAACGGATTTAGGCAGAAGTAGTCTTGATGCAATTAACAGCGAAAGCGTTGCGATAATCAAAAAAAATATAGACTTCAACAATAAAAATCATGTAATTCGCATATTCAAATTAGGAGAAAAAGAGTTAGGAGAAAGTTTTATTGAATCTATCAAGTCAGATATGTTATTGGTTGGTTACAGAATAGATGAAATTGGTACTAAAACGCCATCAACTTCGATTTTTCAAGAAGATAACTCCTACTTTCCAGAAGTAAAACAGCAATATATTTATGTTCAAGAAAGTGATTTAAAAGATAAAACTGAACAATCAATAATATCTCAAGGGATGTTTAGAGTATTATCTTTAATTATTCAAATAAACTACTCACTATTAGCTAAAAAGCCTAGTTGTATATTAATAGATGATATTGGTGAAGGACTCGATTTTGAAAGATCATCAGCAATGATTGAGCTACTTATCAAAAAAGCAGAAACTGGGTTAGTACAACTAATCATGACAACTAATGACAGCTTTGTTATGAATGGTGTTCCTTTAGATTATTGGTCAGTAATTGAGAGGAAACCAGGATTAGCTAAACTTCATAACATACATAACTCAAAGCAAATATTTGATGATTTTAAATTTATTGGGTTAAATAACTTTGATTTTTTTGAAACTCAATTTTACTTAAAAGGATTTGATAATGAGGAGCATATAGAGGAGTGA
- a CDS encoding amino acid permease, which yields MNKQEQPVTRLFSHLKFDDNKFQHQPGSVFGNTALIVGTTIGAGIIGLPAVTLPSGIIPSTILLITVWLYALISGLLVAELTLNVMRVEGISHIGLLAIIAKILGKPGARIAGIAYIFNHYALLVAYMTEGGKILITTVDQVWELEHISPQWVGTVSFFLVFGSLMYWGKDRLVEKINGIFIIILLIAFFGLLILGGMQFQNSQLLVQNWQSIGNAVAVIYVAMFFHSIVPLVVTQLEGDIPKIRRSMIIGSVIPLFMFLAWNAVILGCMTPDILSHNLENEKVFDPLEILRTGQSGEWFAVLLSIFSEFAIVTSFIGITYGLTDFFKDISTITKSEISRLPLYSLVLLPPLSLGTFNPTIFFHALEYTGAFSASILGGIMPALMSWKQSQTPEFTNGNYQTLVPGGKITLILIMVGALFLICRQILVIYQF from the coding sequence ATGAATAAACAAGAACAACCAGTAACGCGATTATTTTCTCACCTAAAGTTTGATGATAATAAATTTCAACATCAACCTGGTAGTGTTTTTGGAAATACAGCTTTAATTGTCGGAACTACTATTGGGGCGGGGATTATTGGATTACCTGCGGTAACTTTACCATCTGGGATTATACCATCTACAATCCTACTTATTACTGTATGGCTGTATGCTTTAATTTCCGGTTTATTAGTTGCAGAATTGACTTTAAATGTGATGAGAGTTGAGGGTATTTCTCATATAGGTTTATTAGCAATCATAGCCAAGATTCTCGGTAAACCAGGAGCGAGAATTGCCGGAATTGCCTATATATTTAACCACTATGCCCTCTTGGTGGCATATATGACCGAAGGTGGCAAAATTTTAATAACCACAGTTGATCAAGTTTGGGAATTAGAACATATTTCACCTCAGTGGGTAGGAACAGTAAGTTTTTTTCTAGTATTTGGCAGCCTAATGTATTGGGGTAAAGATAGATTAGTAGAAAAGATTAATGGTATATTTATTATTATTTTACTAATTGCTTTTTTCGGTTTATTAATATTAGGGGGAATGCAATTCCAAAACTCTCAACTTCTAGTACAAAATTGGCAATCTATTGGTAATGCTGTTGCTGTTATTTATGTAGCAATGTTCTTTCATAGTATTGTTCCATTGGTTGTAACTCAATTGGAAGGAGACATTCCCAAAATTCGACGATCTATGATTATTGGTTCAGTGATTCCCTTGTTCATGTTTCTAGCTTGGAATGCGGTTATTTTAGGCTGCATGACTCCAGATATTTTATCGCATAATCTCGAAAATGAGAAAGTATTTGATCCACTGGAAATTCTCCGAACTGGTCAATCAGGAGAATGGTTTGCTGTGTTATTATCAATTTTTTCTGAATTTGCAATTGTGACATCATTTATTGGGATTACTTATGGGTTAACAGACTTTTTTAAAGATATTTCCACCATTACCAAAAGCGAAATTTCTCGTTTACCTCTCTATTCTTTAGTGTTGCTTCCACCTCTGAGTTTAGGAACATTTAATCCTACCATCTTTTTTCATGCTCTAGAATATACTGGCGCATTTAGTGCTTCCATTTTAGGAGGAATTATGCCAGCATTAATGAGTTGGAAACAAAGTCAAACACCAGAATTTACTAATGGTAACTATCAAACCTTAGTTCCTGGGGGAAAAATAACATTAATATTGATTATGGTCGGGGCATTATTTTTAATATGTAGACAAATTTTGGTAATATATCAATTCTAA